From one Planococcus citri chromosome 3, ihPlaCitr1.1, whole genome shotgun sequence genomic stretch:
- the dare gene encoding NADPH:adrenodoxin oxidoreductase, mitochondrial: MLINRKFLFTLSKRCFCVKTDAKPISICVVGSGPAGFYCCQGLLKNLPASNIDIYEKLPVPFGLVRYGVAPDHPEVKNVINSFSKTASDPRIKFIGNVTLGKDVSLKDLQKAYNVVVLAYGADQDVKLGIPGENLDNVISARRFVGWYNGLPSDKDLPINFNAETVSIFGQGNVAIDVARILLKSVDELKKTDITDYSLSKLAESKIKRVMLIGRRGPLQVAFSIKELREVLKLPDIEVRIDESLFEDVKEALPNLPRPKKRLAELMLKASSEFKKHEFKKSFQILFLRSPLEICGSNSAKEVTLGINSLESLPNVDPHNQKAKLTDVKESLACELVFRSIGYKSSVADEDVPFLSKNCIGSTKVLPGVYSAGWVSTGPTGVILSTMTNAFDTVNVIVNDMKNGKIELDKEKHGYDVIKKILKDKNVVTVDWAGWTKIDEVEMQRGKEHDKPREKIVDINEMLKIGGDIN, encoded by the exons ATGTTGattaatagaaaatttctaTTCACATTATCTAAACGATGTTTCTGTGTAAAGACAGATGccaaaccaatttcaatttgTGTTGTTGGAAGTGGACCGGCTGGCTTTTACTGCTGTCAGGGATTATTGAAA AATTTACCTGCATCGAATATCGACATCtatgaaaaattacctgtacCGTTTGGACTAGTGCGTTATGGAGTAGCACCCGATCATCCCGaagtaaaaaatgttattaataGTTTCAGTAAAACGGCTTCCGATCCTCGAATCAAGTTTATTGGCAACGTGACTCTGGGTAAAGATGTTTCTCTGAAAGACTTACAGAAAGCTTACAATGTTGTTGTGTTG GCGTACGGAGCTGATCAAGATGTAAAATTGGGGATTCCCGGAGAGAATTTAGATAACGTTATTTCAGCCAGGAGATTCGTAGGATGGTATAACGGACTACCAAGTGACAAGGATTTGCCCATCAATTTCAATGCGGAAACTGTGTCGATATTTGGACAAGGAAATGTTGCTATAGATGTTGCTAGAATTCTTCTAAAATCAGTCGATGAATTGAAG AAAACTGATATTACTGATTATTCCTTGAGCAAATTAgctgaatcaaaaataaaacgagTGATGTTGATTGGTAGAAGAGGCCCATTACAAGTAGCATTCAGTATAAAAGAATTGCGTGAAGTGCTCAAGTTGCCAGATATAGAAGTGAGGATAGATGAATCGCTTTTTGAAGATGTTAAAGAAGCGCTACCCA ATTTGCCACGTCCAAAAAAAAGATTAGCGGAGTTAATGCTCAAGGCATCCAGTGAATTCAAAAAGCATGAGTTCAAGAAAAGCTTCCAGATTTTATTTTTGCGTTCACCTTTGGAAATCTGTGGCTCAAATTCTGCGAAGGAAGTGACGCTTGGGATTAATTCTTTGGAAAGTTTACCGAACGTCGACCCTCat aatcaaaaggCGAAACTGACTGATGTAAAGGAATCGTTAGCTTGTGAATTGGTATTCAGGAGTATTGGTTATAAGAGCTCAGTTGCTGATGAAGATGTAccgtttttatcaaaaaactgtaTTGGTTCAACAAAAGTGTTACCGGGAGTCTATAGTGCTGGTTGGGTATCCACTGGACCAACTGGTGTTATACTGTCCACTATGACTAATGCTTTTGATACAGTCAATGTTATCgtaaatgacatgaaaaatggtaaaatagaACTGGATAAAGAAAAGCACGGATACGATGTTattaaaaagattttgaaagaTAAAA acgtCGTCACTGTTGATTGGGCAGGAtggacaaaaattgatgaagtggAAATGCAACGTGGAAAGGAGCATGATAAACCTAGAGAGAAAATAGTGGATATAaatgaaatgctgaaaattggCGGCGATATTAACTAA
- the LOC135839007 gene encoding cyclin-dependent kinase-like 4 translates to MENYEVLSVAGEGSYGIVMKCRHRHSKEIVAIKKITDYNNDNYVKKMILREVRILKRLRHENLVQLFEVFKKKRRFYLVFEYIGKTVLDDLENNPKGLGEQQALEYIYQLIRVVDFCHTRNIIHRDIKPENLLISSTGILKLCDFGCARIISNYQDCVCTEYVATRWYRAPELLVRDRKYGKPVDVWAVGCVLAEVLSGEPLFPGQSDIDQLYMIMKCFGKLCSRHQQILSSSDFQHNNNKISDDFEKYSKNSMNSFHALHKLFPKWSINTINLVALCLDLDPEKRATAIQLLNNEYFQIKNINEEWFASLLQKTEEQNLKSLLKSELKHNKEFLKDSSTPHNFSGLKVTSNNREEKHLLSVDNTCLKTKSPDKKCDSFSSLVSMKY, encoded by the exons ATGGAAAATTATGAAGTCCTCTCTGTAGCTGGAGAAGGTTCGTACGGAATTGTAATGAAATGTAGGCACAGACATTCTAAAGAAATTgtcgcaataaaaaaaattaccgattaTAACAACGATAactatgtgaaaaaaatgattttgagagAAGTTCGAATTCTTAAG AGATTACGTCATGAAAATTTAGTTCAACTTTTCGAagtattcaagaaaaaaagacgCTTCTATTTGGTGTTCGAATATATAGGGAAAACCGTATTGGATGATTTGGAAAATAATCCGAAAGGTTTAGGGGAGCAACAAGCATTGGAGTATATTTATCAGCTTATTCGAGTTGTGGATTTTTGTCACACTAGGAAC ATTATTCATAGGGATATAAAACCAGAGAATTTGCTAATATCTTCGACGGGAATTTTAAAACTATGTGATTTTGGATGTGCTAGAATTATAAGTAACTATCAGGATTGTGTTTGCACTGAGTACGTGGCCACTAGATGGTATCGAGCTCCAGAATTATTGGTTCGGGATAGGAAATATGGAAA ACCAGTAGATGTTTGGGCTGTAGGCTGTGTACTAGCTGAAGTACTCAGCGGAGAACCCTTGTTTCCTGGACAATCAGATATTGATCAACTTTACATGATAATGAAATGTTTCG GAAAATTATGTTCTCGGCATCAACAAATTTTAAGCTCTTCTGATTTTcaacacaacaacaacaaaatcagcgacgatttcgaaaaatattcaaaaaattcaatgaacaGTTTTCATGCTTTACATAAGTTGTTCCCAAAGTGGTCGATCAACACCATAAATCTCGTGGCATTATGTTTAGA tTTGGATCCAGAAAAACGAGCTACGGCAATTCAGctgttgaataatgaatattttcaaataaaaaacatcaatgaGGAATGGTTTGCTTCGCTACTACAGAAAACAGAAGAGCAAAATCTGAAATCACTCTTAAAATCGGAATTAAAACATAATAAGGAATTTCTCAAAGACAGTTCAACTCCGCATAATTTTTCTGGACTAAAAGTAACATCGAATAATC GCGAGGAAAAACATTTATTGAGTGTGGACAACACATGCCTAAAAACGAAATCCCCCGATAAAAAATGCGATTCATTTTCCTCCCTAGTAAGTATGAAATATTAG
- the LOC135839006 gene encoding ubiquinol-cytochrome-c reductase complex assembly factor 1 — translation MLPLSFMRSSSMIRVGKSTAHITPITSYIQMIQTDKVLDYNMRCGRPVSTCGNLYSKALVAPEEKRPSLVKKIRSIGKENIIVKYIKGIQSVSHFKVSKAELSTAAYFTYEDLIEMIPVDQFFIEFQMPDTFASWFTVVELHLWLISARIMKEETIGYHARDMLTEAFFADVVYRSSLLGPRASVYRQRQVATLALQFTAAYYGYDEGVQSSDKVLAAIVWRRFFGFECNDARQIERIVKYIRVQLDHLCYLTFDDIMFKRTNLVIPLDEVQLD, via the exons ATGTTACCT CTTAGTTTTATGCGCTCCTCTTCAATGATCAGAGTGGGTAAATCAACCGCTCATATTACACCAATAACCTCATACATTCAGATGATCCAAACAGATAAG gTACTAGATTATAACATGCGATGTGGAAGACCTGTTTCCACTTGTGGAAATCTGTATTCCAAAGCGTTAGTTGCACCTGAGGAGAAACGTCCCTCCCTGGTGAAAAAGATTCGTTCCATCGGTAAAGAAAATATCATCGTGAAGTATATTAAGGGAATTCAAAGCGTATCTCactttaaagtttcaaaagcg GAACTTAGCACAGCTGCTTATTTTACGTACGAGGATCTCATTGAGATGATACCAgtggatcaattttttatcg AGTTCCAAATGCCGGATACCTTCGCTTCTTGGTTTACCGTTGTAGAATTACATTTATGGCTGATTTCTGCTCGTATTATGAAAGAAGAAACTATAGGTTATCACGCAAGAGACATGTTAACAGAAGCGTTTTTCGCTGATGTAGTATATCGATCATCATTGCTCGga CCCAGAGCATCTGTATACAGGCAACGACAAGTGGCGACGCTGGCTTTACAATTTACAGCCGCATATTATGGATACGATGAAGGTGTACAAAGTAGTGATAAAGTATTAGCTGCTATAGTGTGGCGTAGATTTTTCGGATTCGAATGTAATGATGCTAGACAAATTGAAAGGATAGTGAAGTACATTCGTGTGCAA CTGGATCACCTGTGTTATTTAACGTTTGATGATATAATGTTTAAACGAACAAATCTAGTAATACCACTTGATGAAGTGCAGTTAGATTGA